Part of the Thermonema lapsum genome is shown below.
TGCGTTGCACGACCGTCACCCAGACCACGGAAGGGCTGCACAGCTGGTCAAAGAGGCTTGTTTTTATGCTGGTTTGCGACGCATCTCTACTTTCCGTGACGGGCAGGAACAGGAAGCATGGCGCCCTAAGGAAATATTCCATGTGATACAAGATGAGTTTATAGAGCCCACTTTTGTAGTGGATGTAACTCCTTTTTGGGAGGTAAAAAAACGAGCTATTGCAGCTTTTGCTTCGCAGTTTTACGTGCCCGGAGTTTCTGAAAAACTAAGCAACGAGCCAGAGACCTACATCTCTACGCCTTGGTTTATGGAACGTATAGAAGCAAGAGGCAAGGAGATGGGGCATTTTATAGGTGTGGATTATGGTGAAGGATTAGTTGCCACCAAACCCCTTGCCGTAGCATCACTGCCGCTTTTATTGCGGCAAAAGGCTTAGCTTTTTCAGGGCGTCTTCTATAGCTTTCGATAAGGCAGCAGAAGCAGGTGCCAAAGGCAAACGCACGTGCTCTTCACAGATGCCCATATGTTTAAGCACACATTTTATACCTACCGGGTTGCCTTCTTTGTATAGTAGCTCATTGATGCCTATCAGTTGCTTCAATAGCTGT
Proteins encoded:
- the bshB1 gene encoding bacillithiol biosynthesis deacetylase BshB1 yields the protein MKTTQVEKVDILLIMAHPDDAELSCAGIIASQVAQGYRVAMADLTAGEMGSRGNADLRIREAEEAARILGVVARENLRLADAFFRLDYMATLRVIELIRYYRPDIVITNALHDRHPDHGRAAQLVKEACFYAGLRRISTFRDGQEQEAWRPKEIFHVIQDEFIEPTFVVDVTPFWEVKKRAIAAFASQFYVPGVSEKLSNEPETYISTPWFMERIEARGKEMGHFIGVDYGEGLVATKPLAVASLPLLLRQKA